Below is a window of Cydia strobilella chromosome 8, ilCydStro3.1, whole genome shotgun sequence DNA.
GTTGTAGTAGCgtaagtgttgctaaagtatGAAGGTATTCTGGTTTTATAGATTGTCTAagcgccatcggatatatcggaacagtcaaggcgttagagtgcgtgttcagaaattgtgaacaccttggccgctccgatatatctgatggggtTCCCTATTGTGCTGCAGTTGTATTGCattaatgttacttggcagaaatgtcgtttggcagaaatACTTTGGCATACTGTCTtccgcataatattactttgcagatttttgtttcgcataatattattgtgcagaaaaccctaacctaaaccacttagaaaattctgccaaatgaaaattatacgaaattactattattatggcaagtatatatttatgcgaaaatatcattcgactaaaagatTTTCTGCGacacgtgttatgcgaagtgtatttctgacaaaaaaTAACTTggtcaatattaattttaaatttagtaatctaaataaatattgaaaacctgattttttcaaatctggacattcttgggctcattctactcagaatcgacagcattctccatcctgccattaaaaaaagatttcccaaaatgtccattctattacgtcacgttttagtgtgcaaatttttttcacttgtatgtgcgtgacgtagtggaatgtacaagtttcatacaaatttttgggacatttttttaaatcatcaagattgaatatgctagtgattctgaattgaaagaacccaaaaataCCAGGATCtatgagaatcaggttttcaatatttattttagaaaacgccgaATTCCTCTTCGAAATCTATAAAAAATTACCTGTTACAATTTTTGAAGCTGTAGTTTTGTAACTATGTATAAACACATTCACTCTTTTTGATGTGTTCATTTATGCTAACGTATGAATAAGATTGAAATAGTCTCTTAGCTTCTAAATAGTTGCACGGATATTTGGCTAAACAATACCAATTATGTGACTGTCTCTATGTTATCTGTAAATTGATCTTCACGAGAATGAAAATAATAAGTCAGATGTAATTTTTGGATTTATTAATTTAGAATCCATGTTTGTAAACAGATTTGTAAACATACATCATAAggtctgtattaaaaaaatataaatatggctaCAAAAAAGTACTATTACAGTAGTATATGGCTAACACAAATGAAATGAAGATGTAATGTACAGCTTAAGTATCAGTAATCACAAGTCTTAAAACAATCCTAGTATCCAACGAATAGATCCACATTTTCTACCTGAGCATTTGAAACGtaattcaattataaataaattactttataacatttattttcgaTAAAGAATGAATTATTGAATATACAATAATTGCCAAAGAAATATATTCTATCTATAATATAcaagtaacaaacatttatctatatacacTTAATAGTTCGGACTAGTTCACAATTGTAGTCAAAAAGTGCATTTTAAGGagatttttacaaaatttacaaaaggGAACACTGATGGCAGGCGAGTGTTCGCTAATTAGTCGCTTTGCACGGAGACTGGCCGGACGACGTCTCTGCGAGTCCTACAATGAATGGGCAAAAACACGAAAAATGTAGGAGACTGGCAAATAAGTACATCACGGACTTAAACAATTTGTAGCTAGACTATTAATGCTCTGCTTTAAAACCCTTCCAAAAAATTGGCGATGTTTACATTTAGTTTTCCATGTCAGtcaatgatttatttgtaattttatgagCTTATGAGCTATCGAGTTGAACTCATTTTTATTCcgataaataaacataattctGAACAGAattgttaataatttaaaaattaaaatgtaacgaCAAGGACATAAGTCATtgatagagtcaaaccaagataagtctgcagagattttgacagcgcacgcagtgcaggtgttattttaaacgtcaaacttctatgaaattatgacgtataaataacactggcactgcgtgtgctgtcaaaatctctggaGACTTTTCTTATTCTAGCTCTATTAAAACAGTATCAGAAAAAGATTTTTGGAGTTGGAAATACAAATCAGAGTTTAGCTCTAGTTTTACTTTTATGGAGGTCGTCTGTCGAATTTCTAAACTAAGTCAGATTTTCAGCCGGCAGTAAAACTACACTTGTCATTTTACGACACGGGCCAGTCGCAAGTGTGAAAGCCATAAAGTATGACGAACGACAAAAACATGAGTCGGAAGCTTGGGTGAAATTCAAAATCTCACACCGGGACACCTACAACTATACTGTACATGCGGACACCCGCATAAAGCTCtcttaaaaaattacaaaaagttcAACGTACAATAATTAGCCTATCTACTAactttatttacaattattgcTATCGAAATGTTGCGCTTACAACGCCCCAGTCCTAACTGGCTTATTGCCTCTTCTACAACTTATAATTCatcgatatacatatatattttactcTGTTCAAAAAGAACATTTTGTAGCGGAGAGACAGCAATTTATTATAAACCATTTTCAATGGTTGTGTATTGTCATAAAGAACTTTGAATGTGATTTTTGAACAGAGTTTATGAAAATAACGCTTAAAAGCAACTTAAAATAAGGTTGGCGTCGTTATGATATGCTTTTAATTTTAGTAAAGGAATGATAGAgacaaaatatttcaaaacagtatttttaaacaaatatcaTATCTATACGATTCACAATAACAAGATTTCAAAGACTAAGCCACTGTAATTTCCCCTAGTAACTTTAAAACTCATCAATTTAATCACTAGAAagaaagtaatataatatatataccgggtgtttcctgtaataGGAGAAATACATTTGTACAgcaattctaaaaaaaaacgtgttttgactttcattacactttaaagtttattctaagacgcaatgtattgcaaaatttgttatgtttaaagggtgacaagaaacgtcaaacacacagatgacagcgtacattgaaaataatatttaataagtatgaaaaaggtataatctaaaaaaaacataattttaaaaagttgctgaacaaatgttggttagtttgaggcgtacagcctccagtttaatttattgctcctgttacaggaaacaccgtgtaaTTTCAAAGAAatagttttcatacaaacaCGTTTGTTACTCATTTGTCCTCTTGTTTTGTCAATAAAGTAGGtatgaaatttatttctttaacattgttaaaataatattaaatatatcactAATAATATTTAGTGTCAGAGAAATTGCTTTTAGTTCCAACATTGAACATAACACCAAATATTACAATAGGCGGTATGCCCATATACAATAAGATTGAAGAAGTAGGTTTTAAAGCTGACCAGACAGAACCATCAGTCTTATTTCGGAACAAACATCTCTAAATCTTTAAATGCCATGATTCAAAGTCTATCTGTGTTTTCCATACTTCTAAGCTCTTTGCAGCCATTCTAATCTATTCGGCTAGCTTTCTTTACGAAAACGGCCTGATTGATAGACGAAATGCCTAAAACGTCCACGGTAACCCCCACTGCCCCCTAGCAAGCATATTAGATAGTCCCTTCTCATGGTCGTCATCTAATGCACGGTAACCGGCGCGTAAAACTCGAATAAGGTGGAATGTACGACAAAAATACTGATTCACTTTAGACGCGACGCGACAGCCTGTCGAGGCCTTACTCGGTGTGCGGTTCGGAAGGTTCTGCTTCTGCGGCGGGGCCGGGGGGTGCGGGCGGCAGCGCGGCCTGCGCTCGCGCCCGCGCCAGTGCCTAGgcgagcgcgggcgcggcgggcctCGCTCAGGGACGATGAGGATGCGCCGAACTCAGCGAAGAACTACTCACACCGGAATCACTGCTCTTTTCCGAAGCGCAAGGTTCTCCGCCGGCCACGAATTTGACTACGTTAAGCCTGTGATCTGATTCGCATGTATCGTCCCGGCCGCCTCCAGGCAAGCCGACGGTCCTGTTCGTGATTCTTTCTGCATTGGTACCGGGGTAACGCTCAATTCTGTCGCATTCGGCGTCATCGGGCTGTCGGCGACGGACGGAACGCTTAGCCTGTGGAGCCGGCTCTGGTGGCCGGTGCGACGGTTCGTCTGATCTGTGGACGAGAGGAGACGTCCGGACTCTTACTCCGCCGACTCCGACGCCCGCTTCATAACACCCGGAGTCACGGGGAAACTGCCGACGACCGAACGGCGAATCGCCACCTTCGGAACTGGAGCCTCCGCCTTCTCCTTCACAGTCACCTTCGCCACCTGACAATCAGAAATAATCCTTTATCACTAAACGTCATTAATGTAATCACACGACGACTCATACTCATGAAGGTTTACTCTAAACTTACATTCGAGTTGGTGCAGCAGTTGTACAGCAGCAAGAATGCGAGTGCGGTGCTCAGGGGTCATTATTCCTAAGTAGTCGAGATCGGATGGTTCGATTTCTTTAAAGAGTTCTATATCTTCATATCCATTTCTTGCAAAGGCCACTGTGTACTCCGGTAAGTCTATTCTCCTCAACAATTCTTCCACCGTTCTTGGTCGCGTTTCCCAAAGCCTCTCCCGACTCTTGCACCATTTTGATGATCTCGATCGCATCGTTTCTCTGTCAGATAGTACTTCAACGTTTGCGAATTTAAAGTTTCCAACATTGCTATTTAAAACGCCTCGCCAGATCCCAGATGCGTTCATGTTGATTACCTCGATGATATCCCCTTTCTGTCAACAAATAATGATTCAAGTTTATGAAAGTTGCTCAGCGGTATGCTGCAGTTAATTGGCTGTGCAATTTGCATGGTATCTTACCTTGTATCTCAAAGCATCTTTGTCGTAAATATTGGGCACGAAATCGACCAGCGCGCGCGCCCGGCACAGCATTTGCGGCGCGAGTAAGCTCCGCCCGGCCGGACTTAATtctatattttcttctgccGAGAGAGATGAGTGATTACTACCGGCTCGAACCAATGCTTGTGTGCCTGGACATAAATAGTTTAGACTTAGGCATCTAGGTATAACGATCCTTTTATTACCACGACATTGAAACTAGAAATACCTGTAGGTACATCTTTGTAAGACTGTGAATAGGTATGACAACGTTAAACAGGTTAGTGCGATTAGTAACGATTATGCAggatttagtaaaaaaattgactACCTATTTACAAGACCATTATTATCTGTAAGTAAGTGTATGGGGAGTTATTGGTACAAAGAAAGGAAAGACaaacttatttacaaaaaacatttatattaacaCCGACAAAAACTCAATAAATCCACTCACTACTGCCTGATCCGCTGGGAAGACTTTCGAACGAACTATTAGAACAAGGGAACGCTTGGTCGGCGCTCGTCCGCCGGTCGGTGCCTTCCGGTCCGGTCTCTTGTCGTAATCTTgaaatttttctttgtacatctTGCCTAAGCCCCCGTACTTTTCCTGCAAGGTTGGACACCCCTTCGCACTCTTCGGCCGActgaaattatataaaaaatactaagtgGAAGAAGGGCTTGCAAGTCAAAAGCGATATGCGATTGCTCagctaatttattaatttttaatgccAATTCATTTCGAAATAAaccaatttatatttataatcaaGCGCGGAAAAGAAGTCTTATTATACCTGGTGCACGGTTGCTATATGTTGTGAATCAGTTTCACTTTCTTGATCTTCGTAATCCGAAGAAGCGGGCGACAGTGGGTCGCCTATCCGGTATCCTGACATTTGCCGGTAGCCTCTCCTTGAATCCCTCTCTGACCTCGTGGAGTCCAGTGATATTCCAGACAATCTCGAGCCTATAGACTGTATGTCGGATGCAGCGTAATCTCCGCTCTCACGGTCCCTTGCTGTTCGTAACGGGATCACGGTTGTCGGGTAGGGTCCGCTCTGCGGTATTATTAATCCCCGTCGAGGGGCTCTTGCTAGGCTTATGTCGCCGGCGCTTCTGAGAGATATAACGCCTTCGCCTCTCGATTCATTGCGGAGGTTGAGGGTGAAGCACACGCGGCCGTTTTGAAACGAGGCAGCCGGGGCTCCTCCGCCCATGAGAAAGTCTTCGGGATCGCTCTCGTACGGCGGCTCGTCATACCAGTGCCCTCGCCCGGACAGGCCTCTCGCCTCGTCGTCGTACATATACGTGTCGTCTGTAAACGAGCTCGTAATTAGACTATTTCAGCGTAGCAGCCTTCATTagcgcaaataaaaaaacgtgcGAACATAATTTGCGAAAAAATTTACCGTAAAATGACCATCCGTAATCCGGTGGCGCAAAGTGGCGGTATCACTGACAACACTGCTCTCAAAGCTGTGTACGAACATCGGAAAGCCGTGCGTGGTTtgatgcaaaatatttttaaaacacatgcatgtagattttttttaacgcaAATTAAATGTCTGATGGATGAAGGTGAGTTAAATAACTGCCGCTCTTGATACGGGGCGTTACACGTCATTTGTTTGCCTTTTATTTGGCACTTTGTTTTGTGGTTTGAACATGAAGTTTAATGATGTTTTGGCCATCAACGGGAACGTGACAATAATGATCGATGGACGATGCACAACAAAAGCACACAGTACAATACTGAAAGAGGTAGGTACATTTTGTAACTTATCAAAAAATAAGCGTTCCGCAGATatacttaataacaaaacttaattAGGTACAAAATCGACATCGTGCAAGCAACATGCTATATGAAGGTaatgatgtaaaaatatatttatcagaattatttatattgaattgaatatgtACTGATTATGTAGACCATCATACAAGAGTTACAATACCTAtgcaatattttaaatgagTGTGAACGAGTACGAAAGTATTGCTACTtcgtttttctttatatttatattacttattactaTTCATTATGATGGTTCAGAATCTTTAAGTAGTAACTACTTACTACTAAGTAGTAAGTATTAACAATGAAAAATCTCATTTTTCTCAAGTATGTACTACTATTTTTAGAAGTACTAAAATGTACTGTTTACATGTATATGAATTATATGATTTAAAAGTATGCGATGAAAATATCGTACATTATTAAGCAGGTGACAAAATGTAACATACCCCCAAAAGGTCCTCGCACACCATCCCGTCCCATGTTCATCAGTCCATGTCTAATATCTCTTAAAATCTGTAACAAACACATAAATTTATCAATTCAAACAAAAATCCTTTAGTTTTTTGCGacaaggtaaatttaaaaagttcCAACATCAAACAGTAAAGActtttataagcttttattaCGCCATATTTCAAGAATTGTGTAAGTGACTTTAGTAAAACTGAAAGTCATGTATTATTGAGGCTTAAAGGTGATAAATGACGAAGAAGTTTCCAATGTGCCTTTACAAATTATGTTCTACCTATTGAATAAGTTCGTCGACAGAAAGCAATATTCAAAGAAATAATTTCTTCTTAGGCAAAAAGACGATTTAAAGACTTCCGAAGTATAAGATCAATAAACAATCGTGTACCTACAACTCAGTTTATATGGAGATATCGACTTCCAGTCCAAAAAAAATAACCGACGTCATACCAATCGCCGTACCATGTACCCAAATTCGTGCGGCAACAGTTTATGGCGCAGTAAAATTTCAATGTTCGATATTCCAACGCAGGGTCTCATAGTTTTACGAGTTCTAAATGTGCTGAGCAAGGGCTTCCGAAGTTTCGAAGGGAAGCGATACAACTGCCTCTAATAGGCTTAGCTTGAGATTAGGGCACGATTAGCCCGCGGTTCGGCTCGCGCGTCGAATGTTCGAGACACTCGAAGATTACATGTTACTGCGACTCTCACATCAGATTATGTTTTGGATGTGTGCGGATAAGTTGGGATGGTAACGGCCTTACCGTGTAATGCTAGTGCAAACAGTAGGAGGGCTATATTTCATACGGAAACAAGCACTGACTCGGTTATGTTGGAGGCTCGGATTACTTTTGTACGAATTAAGTGGATGAgatgcaaaattatattttattaattatttaagtacgTATTGAGCGTAGTATGTTTAGGTGGCCTCTGAGagggggatggtaatttttttataacgatgtctatatgtacctatgttggGTAGTTGTCAAAAATGTAACAATTAAGTGAAAACTATTTTGTCTATATTAGcttgaaataaaagtaaaggAAATTACCTCTTCCTGTTCTCTCGCTATCTTGTCTTTTTTCTTCATTGCTTCCTGAACTTTTAACTGTAACAAAGGATAGAGAGTtcattaaatgcataaaaaagTGAGCTCCGTTTTAATATCCTTGACGaaggtttatatttattactCGTAAAATGTACTGTATCACACGTTTCATTTGGTCTTCGATCATAATCGAATCATACCACACACATATGTGTGATTTATGCAGAAAATGATTGCAGACAATATTTACATTGCTGCAAATAAACGAACACCAGTATCAAATAAACATTGATATACCTATCCTAATGTTCACGTTCAGTAAAACCAGTTAAATTATGTAGGTGTATAACATAGAAAACTTTAAGACAACTGTGTGAAGATCTGAAAAATGCTAACTTCATGCACTCATGctaactataaataataaagtgcAACTTAAAGTAACATAAGAAGCGCAAAACGTGTTCGtgctgtaataaaaaaatcaagctTTATAAGTATGCCAAATAGAAATCCAATTTAATGACTGTAGAACGAAtgtcataattttaacaaaaaataacttATTCAGTATGAAGACATGCTCATTTTTCTACTACTActgaaactgtcaacgccaatatttacttattttctaaGAACCCACGAGACAATGCGAGAGTATGAATAACCAAAAATCATGAAATGATCCACCTCCAATTCTTTTGGGCATGCCGAATAAAAATGTGTCCAAAAATGCGTTGtttagaattttgaattttgaaagcCTGTTAACTCTCCGTTggcaaataataacaatatagaAAAAATACACGTATtagttataggtacatatttaatttaaacattcaaCGTTGGGATAAGAACAAAACATGCTAATACTAACAATATTGAAACTCTAAAGCAACAGAGGAAGGGTGTCTAAACTAGATTATAcacataaataaacatttatttatagtattttaagaaaattaaaaacgcCAAAATCAAAtcgagtatataatatataaactacaaacaaattatttgCCACTCAGAGGATATTAACGGACCACAGCTTTTTCCTCCTACAAGATTTTAACAGACATATAatctacaaatattttataaaaagttattttatttacgtgTAAAAATGATGACTGTTTTGTAGGTATTATATACCATTATTTTATTACGCCCTGACCATCAAACCACATTCATGTCCAAAACTGGCCACACTGTATCATgcattcaaaattttataaattcgTTAATGATGTCTGTCAAAATCCGTAAGTAGGAGAAGCTAAGGCGCTCACCCTATGTATAGTCTCTTCAAAGGTGTTGGGTTGGGCGTTCATTTGAAAGAAGCGGAGGCGATCATAGTCTCTCGGGTCTACCATGGAGCGCAGGGCCGTGTCGGGCCCCGGGCCCAGACCCAGCCCGCTTTGCAGCACGCTGTCCGGGGTGTCCACCTGGGGGAAATGGGTTAGAGGCTGAAACACGCGATGGCGAAGCATTTTGGGAAAAAAAATGCTGTGTGTGAACAATTTGTAAATGGACATTAAAGGCTTCATAAACACGAACTCAAAAAACTCAGTTTTTTATCCAGCtcctattttgtaaataattttctaCTGTACTTCAAATAAGTccaattttattaagtatacatttatataaaaaaaaaaaaaacaatttacacaTTTTTCATGTCTTCAGTTGACTCGGTTGCGCAGACACTAAAGTTTACATAACAATTATCCATTTCTAAAATGGAAAACTGATTTGcataaaataagaatttttGCCTCATTTAGGTCAATGAAAATAAGGAAAGAAAATTTCCtcataataaaatcaacatTAAAACTGAAGAAGACTATAAAAATGATCATTTATCACGTCCTTGACTACTCATTTTTCTTAAACAGGATCCTCTAATACACTGGAAACTTCTTGAGAGGATGAAACTTTTTTACAAATCACGGTCGTTCCGCTCGTATGATAAATTACATTGACCGAAAGCCTTATCGAGAAagcttttacatttataaattatgtaatgaAGTTTCAGTACGCGTCCCTGATTTTTGGTATCAGTATTATAAGACAGGCTGTGAGCTCTTTCAGTAAAAATATATCTGGGTTAAACAACTTTGTTTGTACTTTTTGCCGTAGATCTCTTGAACAACTGTTACAAATGTATGGCATGTAGGTATGTATCTGTGAGCCCTTAGCTCTATagcaaaataacataaaaaactttattctatCCTTATTAGTGTCTCAAGAGAGAACTCGAACTAGAACTTAGTCTTAAAAGAAAAGTTATAACTAAGACTAACTTAGTAACAAAATAAACCGCCTGATGAAAGCTCTCTTTACCAAGAAGAGTGTTTTCTAATAATGGGTGTGCTTATTGTGATAGTAACACTCGATCACTGCTATAAACAGATAATCAATGAGatcataaatatgtaggtattcaaTGACGGGGGCACTCCTCACTACAGCTAAACACATTTGGCCGAATAACCAAGTTcacttattgaataaataaatatatattagatCAAGAGTAATTgcatttttagtttattaatcAATTCAAAAAGAAGTTTGACATGGCAGGGCGTGAGACGGTGAAAATAAGATTTGCTAACTAGGCGCAACACTACACCCAAATACACTAGAATAgacaaaaacatttcatttatCATCCACACTTAAGCAGCTAAGAATATCTACATTACAATGAGGCTATGTATGGACGAATCAATTTATCATAGAGGGCACAAAGCTCGCCCATTAACTTCCAGCTTGATAAGGGAATAATGCGAGTAGCCGACAATGGGCCTATAATGTGACAACCCTGCGCTGCCTAAATTCGAACCTTTCTGAATTTATTGCCGCCTTATCAAAATCACACactctaaatttaaaaacatcatTTTCCGTTAAGGCCTCTTTTAATGCGGAAATCGTAAGTATTCATCGACTGTCGTTAAAGATTTGCCAATGTTTGCCATGTTCATTGAAATTTTAACTGCGAGTTCCGTAGGGTATTTTACTATTAGTCAAATCGGTTTTTTTCGGACTTGCCAATTGATTTGCCACTATAGATTTTATAAGAAACACTAGTGAAGGGCGTTACGGTTaagttacctactctttatagttctatactatttataaaatagaaattgtgtctaaaaataactgctgtctccGTTTCTCTATATACACGTATTCTGGTgctttttatttcatgcatggtgtgaaataatttattttaaatacagtcaacatccctattttaACACGTATTCCTACTTTACAAAGTTTggaagaactgtttgacattTGTAaccgatatttttttaattaattaaatgtttagtTCATATTGAAATTGAAACGGTTACATTGTAACAAACAAGAATGTCTCACTGAAGATCTAAATGTACACTAATAACTATAAAAccttaa
It encodes the following:
- the LOC134743729 gene encoding uncharacterized protein LOC134743729 isoform X7, with product MASSTSGNIVIEWLRSLHLGQYAESFIDNGYDDLEICKQVGEPDLDAIGVLNPTHRARLLHSVRSLREEGAAAVYFTLEEAAAARDSCRCEEENRKEQASAVVEPAKYADEYEEGKAELVKIPRIQLKRLLRERLAQDGIRLSLQPYSTTDGDRGYLEGLASRYADLFSTHYGDVLDHLEELRRHEWEEMSPRMRVLGGPGTPQTPPSASPGSLALNNLTTSLSQPIYVPGKYSSYVQQPSSCLTDKEEDEIYGFGYGVFGKQMLQRQQQQKHLLLAQPTQPLIHNQQHNYQSCLSPRSAYFYEFPPSVSSADNCLGTAKKKVTTFSRLLRGLKSHRKEKHGSCSPKHHSPRQILPPQRVDTPDSVLQSGLGLGPGPDTALRSMVDPRDYDRLRFFQMNAQPNTFEETIHRLKVQEAMKKKDKIAREQEEILRDIRHGLMNMGRDGVRGPFGDDTYMYDDEARGLSGRGHWYDEPPYESDPEDFLMGGGAPAASFQNGRVCFTLNLRNESRGEGVISLRSAGDISLARAPRRGLIIPQSGPYPTTVIPLRTARDRESGDYAASDIQSIGSRLSGISLDSTRSERDSRRGYRQMSGYRIGDPLSPASSDYEDQESETDSQHIATVHQSAEECEGVSNLAGKVRGLRQDVQRKISRLRQETGPEGTDRRTSADQAFPCSNSSFESLPSGSGSSTQALVRAGSNHSSLSAEENIELSPAGRSLLAPQMLCRARALVDFVPNIYDKDALRYKKGDIIEVINMNASGIWRGVLNSNVGNFKFANVEVLSDRETMRSRSSKWCKSRERLWETRPRTVEELLRRIDLPEYTVAFARNGYEDIELFKEIEPSDLDYLGIMTPEHRTRILAAVQLLHQLE